A single region of the Schizosaccharomyces osmophilus chromosome 3, complete sequence genome encodes:
- the tal1 gene encoding transaldolase Tal1, translated as MLNMSSSLEQLKNTGTVVVSDTGDFESIAKYKPEDATTNPSLILAASKKPQYAALVDAAVEYSKKKGGSLEERIENAFDRLLIEFGTKILAIVPGRVSTEVDARFSFDTKTTIEKAHQLIKLYEEEGIKRERVLIKIASTYEGIQAAKQLEQEGIHCNLTLLFSFVQAVACAEANVTLISPFVGRILDFFKAKNNRDYAPHEDPGVLSVSQIYNYYKKYNYKTIVMGASFRNIGEIQELAGVDFLTISPALLEQLNNSQEPVPKKLDASQAHGLDIEKVSFLNDESKFRFNFNNDEMAVSKLATGISAFAKDADTLRGLLKEKLQA; from the exons ATGC TAAACATGTCATCTTCTTTAGAACAACTCAAGAATACCGGAACCGTTGTCGTTTCTGACACTGGTGACTTTGAGTCCATCGCCAAATACAAGCCTGAAGATGCTACTACCAACCCCTCTTTGATTTTGGCCGCCTCCAAGAAACCCCAATATGCTGCTCTTGTCGACGCCGCCGTCGAATATTCGAAGAAGAAGGGTGGTTCTCTCGaggaaagaattgaaaacgCTTTTGACCGTCTTCTCATTGAGTTCGGTACCAAGATTCTTGCCATCGTCCCCGGCCGTGTTTCCACTGAAGTTGATGCtcgcttttctttcgatACCAAGACTACCATCGAAAAGGCCCATCAATTGATTAAGCTttacgaagaagaaggtaTCAAGCGTGAACGTGTTTTGATCAAGATTGCTTCCACCTATGAGGGTATCCAAGCCGCTAAGCAGTTGGAACAAGAAGGTATCCACTGCAACTTGACCCTCCTTTTCTCCTTCGTCCAAGCTGTCGCTTGTGCTGAAGCCAACGTTACCCTCATTTCTCCTTTCGTTGGCCGTATCCTTGATTTCTTCAAGGCCAAGAACAACCGTGATTACGCTCCTCACGAAGATCCTGGTGTCCTTAGTGTCAGCCAAATCTACAACTACTACAAGAAATACAACTACAAGACCATTGTCATGGGTGCTTCCTTCCGTAACATCGGTGAGATCCAGGAGCTTGCTGGTGTCGATTTCTTGACTATCTCTCCCGCTCTTCTTGAACAACTGAATAACAGCCAAGAGCCTGTTCCCAAGAAGCTTGATGCCTCTCAAGCTCATGGTCTTGACATTGAAAAGGTCTCTTTCCTTAACGACGAGTCCAAGTTCCGTTTCAACTTTAACAACGATGAAATGGCCGTCAGCAAGTTAGCTACCGGTATCAGTGCCTTCGCCAAGGATGCCGATACTCTTCGTGgtcttttgaaggaaaagctCCAAGCTTAA
- the dcr2 gene encoding serine/threonine protein phosphatase Dcr2 — protein sequence MRILARKGHFLRLYLVYAVILYLFLLILDNWLVKTQLPTSFNARVAYLQTPIENVRIVECGLFSPFCRPVLLFWRWDRSSKNLYQSWLPWKRAYVFVKRPIRYISGVTKTVENIFIDPQMAKGNSYGLHIQHGPNGDVCDVEGLFGSDATELRRGWIPVQSDFLYLGRPVLLTQRYCSYPLVSTIESLKNNEPSFVDVPFNKQKDTLKILQLSDLHISSELTKCRDSYPPERPSDCMADATTRTFVTDLLKRESPDLVLFTGDLITGDAVDDSKTSLMKALAPVVDYEIPFAVTYGNHDSLGDLANDDMAQIVHQVPGNIGLMGNISGVGNYVLRSPDKFAIYVLDSHAGTTNGRACPLYDAIKKDQLAWLRSRKTEFQNDPIQMVFFHIPLREFCEVDDMVGSYREKCSSSYCDPGTAKTLNELQIPLAVAGHDHVNDFCGIHKTHQVRFCMAGSSGFGGYGGHGGYIRRARIWELNPSERTIRTWKRLEWPPEDRSKIFDDQTFNV from the coding sequence ATGAGGATTTTAGCAAGAAAGGGTCATTTCCTTCGTTTATACTTGGTTTATGCTGTAAttctttacctttttctACTTATTCTTGATAATTGGCTTGTTAAGACTCAATTGCCTACCTCTTTCAATGCAAGGGTAGCTTATCTTCAAACACCAATTGAGAATGTTCGCATAGTCGAATGTGGGTTATTCTCTCCCTTTTGCAGACCTGTACTTTTATTCTGGCGATGGGATCGCTCTAGCAAAAACTTGTATCAATCATGGCTTCCTTGGAAACGGGCATATGTCTTTGTAAAAAGACCTATTAGATATATTTCTGGGGTAACAAAGACTGTCGAGAATATATTTATTGATCCTCAAATGGCGAAAGGAAATAGTTATGGTCTCCACATTCAGCACGGTCCAAATGGGGATGTATGTGATGTGGAAGGCTTATTTGGCTCCGATGCCACTGAACTACGAAGAGGATGGATTCCAGTTCAATCAGATTTCCTTTATCTTGGTCGTCCAGTTTTGCTGACCCAACGTTATTGCTCATATCCCCTTGTTTCAACTATAGAGAGTCTTAAGAACAATGAACCATCTTTCGTAGACGTGCCATTTAATAAACAGAAAGATACATTAAAGATTTTGCAGTTATCGGACTTGCATATTTCTTCTGAACTCACAAAGTGCCGAGATTCGTATCCTCCAGAACGTCCTTCAGACTGTATGGCAGACGCAACTACTCGAACTTTTGTTACTGACTTATTGAAACGGGAATCTCCAGATTTGGTCCTCTTTACGGGTGATTTAATTACCGGTGATGCGGTGGACGATTCGAAAACGTCTCTAATGAAAGCACTAGCACCTGTGGTAGATTACGAAATACCCTTCGCCGTTACTTATGGAAATCATGATAGTTTAGGAGATTTAGCTAACGACGACATGGCTCAGATTGTTCACCAGGTCCCTGGAAATATCGGTTTAATGGGAAATATTTCTGGGGTTGGGAATTATGTTTTGCGAAGTCCCGATAAATTTGCTATATATGTACTGGATTCACATGCAGGAACTACGAATGGTCGAGCTTGTCCTCTGTATGATGCGATTAAGAAAGACCAACTTGCTTGGTTGCGATCAAGAAAGACAGAATTTCAAAACGACCCCATTCAAATGGTCTTCTTTCATATACCACTAAGAGAATTTTGTGAAGTGGACGATATGGTCGGGTCGTATCGAGAAAAATGTTCCTCATCCTACTGTGATCCGGGGACAGCAAAGACGCTAAATGAATTGCAAATTCCTTTGGCTGTAGCTGGTCACGATCATGTGAATGATTTTTGTGGAATTCACAAGACACATCAGGTAAGATTCTGTATGGCAGGAAGCTCTGGGTTTGGTGGCTACGGCGGACATGGTGGATACATTCGGCGTGCCAGAATATGGGAATTAAACCCCTCTGAACGCACCATTCGCACCTGGAAGCGACTGGAATGGCCTCCAGAAGATAGGTCGAAGATATTTGATGATCAAACGTTTAATGTCTAG
- the rpb6 gene encoding DNA-directed RNA polymerase I, II and III subunit Rpb6 — MSDYEEEEGLGMDGAVMEEEVDEYQVGDENGEQQNNGAGGESTTILSEDVATNRTGAASKAIEKERRTTTPYMTKYERARILGTRALQISMNAPVLVDLEGETDPLQIAMKELAQKKIPLLVRRYLPDGSFEDWSVSELI, encoded by the exons ATGTCTGACtacgaagaagaagaaggattAGGTATGGATGGTGCCGtcatggaagaagaagtggATGAATATCAAGTGGGAGACGAAAATGGCGAGCAACAAAATAATGGTGCAGGAGGAGAATCCACCACCATATTGTCAGAAGACGTTGCTACCAATCGTACTGGTGCTGCCTCCAAAGccatagaaaaagaaagacgtACCACAACACCTTACATGACTAAATATGAGCGTGCTCGTATCTTGGGTACCCGTGCCTTACAGATCAG TATGAATGCTCCTGTTCTAGTCGACTTGGAAGGCGAAACAGATCCATTGCAAATTGCCATGAAGGAACTTGCgcaaaaaaagattccCCTTTTGGTCCGTCGGTATTTACCTGATGGAAGTTTTGAGGATTGGAGCGTTTCTGAGCTCATCTAA
- the mmt1 gene encoding mitochondrial (zinc or iron) ion transmembrane transporter Mmt1, translating to MLPRSTKTFAFRGCFETSKRNSLRKYPSSTYRPWLFCRQHGLYPHTHKHTHEDDKNYVEFVKALKQKKQTPEVRMTWWGLYSNIALMAAKGTGGLALQSNILLADAAHQLGDMISDLVTLFTLKICNKKPTRDYPTGYGKWETLGTFSVSGLLLAVSVGIANSSFSRLYTIFLQGSTTHNSVDAAATNAHLGHSHDYSELILHHPFMAMGIAFGSIVLKEWLFQRTKEVARATSSNLLMANAWHHRADALTGLASLAALSGAYLLNAPWLDPLFGCLVSIVVFRAGFASSSKALHQMLDKAPSTNLHTTVVDVLSKKADFPHKVAMTLGNTHAIHVILSMAPDLTIQETSKLVKLAEDIILDAMPALSSCIVTPLSSTSEQIQDWKKLRPVTEHHEPQH from the exons ATGTTACCACGCTCAACGAAGACGTTTGCTTTTAGAGGTTGTTTTGAGACTTCAAAGCGCAATTCTTTGCGGAAATACCCTTCTTCTACATACCGTCCTTGGTTATTTTGTCGCCAACACGGCCTTTATCCTCATACCCACAAACATACTCATGAAGATGACAAGAATTATGTTGAATTCGTCAAAgcattaaaacaaaaaaagcaaacacCAGAAGTACGAATGACCTGGTGGGGTCT ATATAGTAACATTGCATTAATGGCTGCTAAAGGGACCGGTGGATTGGCTCTGCAATCGAACATTTTACTTGCTGATGCTGCTCATCAGTTAGGAGATATGATTTCCGATCTGGTAACCTTgtttactttgaaaatttgtaACAAAAAACCTACTCGAGATTATCCAACAGGCTATGGGAAGTGGGAAACGTTGGGTACATTTAGCGTTTCTGGCTTGCTTCTTGCCGTGTCAGTAGGGATTGCAAATTCTTCCTTCAGTCGATTGTATACGATATTTTTGCAAGGTTCAACTACGCACAATTCCGTAGATGCAGCAGCTACAAATGCCCATTTAGGACATTCACATGATTACTCTGAGTTGATTTTGCATCATCCTTTCATGGCAATGGGAATAGCGTTTGGAAGCATTGTTTTAAAGGAGTGGTTATTTCAAAGAA CAAAAGAAGTTGCAAGAGCTACGAGTTCTAATCTGCTGATGGCCAATGCGTGGCATCATCGTGCAGATGCATTAACTGGCCTAGCGTCACTTGCTGCACTTTCCGGCGCATATTTATTGAATGCTCCGTGGTTGGATCCTCTTTTTGGGTGCTTAGTCAGTATAGTTGTCTTTCGAGCTggttttgcttcttcaagTAAAGCATTACATCAAATGCTAGATAAAGCCCCGTCTACAAATCTACATACAACCGTTGTTGATGTGCTATCGAAAAAAGCAGATTTTCCTCACAAGGTTGCTATGACCTTGGGAAATACACATGCAATTCATGTCATTTTGTCAATGGCACCAGATTTAACAATCCAAGAGACATCAAAGCTGGTGAAATTGGCTGAAGATATCATTTTGGACGCCATGCCCGCTTTGTCAAGTTGTATTGTTACACCCCTCTCTTCCACATCAGAACAGATCCAggattggaaaaaattgagGCCCGTAACAGAGCATCATGAACCCCAACACTAA